The Acholeplasma laidlawii PG-8A DNA window AAACCACATATCATTGTTGCAACACCAGGACGTATTATTGATCATATCGATCGAGGTACAGTGGATTTATCACACATTACAACACTTACATTAGATGAAGCTGATGAAATGTTAAAAATGGGTTTCCAAGATGATATCGAACGCATTCTACAAACAACACCAGAAACACGTCAAACTGTATTATTTTCTGCAACAATGCCAGCATTTATTAAAAAGATAGCTAAAAACTATCAAAAAAATCCTGAGCTTATTAAAATTGAAGCAAAAAGTTTAACAGTTGATCGTATTACTCAAGCTTACTTCTTAGTTAAAGAAAAAGAAAAACAAAGTTTATTAGAACGTCTATTAGATTTTGAAAATCCATCAACTGCAATTATTTTTGTGAATACAAAAGCAGGTGCGGATAGAATTACTGAAAGTTTACAAAAAGCAGGATTTACTGCGGATGCACTTCATGGTGACTTAAAACAATCACAACGTACATACGTTATGAATCGTTTTAGAAGTAAACAACTATCTATCTTAGTAGCAACAGACGTTGCAGCTAGAGGGTTAGACGTTGATGATGTTGAAATTATTGTAAACTATGATTTACCTCAACAAGATGAAATCTATGTTCACCGTATTGGCCGTACAGGTCGTGCTGGTAAAAAAGGTAAAGCATTCACATTTGTTACACCACTTAAACGTCGTATGTTAGATATGTTAGCTCACTACACTAAAGCAGATATTAAACGCTTAGAAGTGCCAACAGCTGATGATGTTTACAAAGAACAACTTAAAACATTTAAACATAAAATTAAAACTGAACTAGCAAATGAATATCCAAACCATTTAGAAGCTATTAAAGAATTATTAGTGGATGAAGGTTCTAAGGATCAACTATTAAATTACTTACTAGACAGCATGCTGCCTACTAAAAAAACTTACGAAACAATTGAAATCATTCCTGAAAAAGCATCAAGAAGAAGTCAAGATGAAAGAGGAAATGACAAAGGTAGAAAAGATTCAAGATCATCAAGAGATGCTTCACCAGCTCGTGGCAGTGGCCAATATGTTGACTTCACTCTAAATATCGGTAAAGCAGATGGACTAACACCTCCGACACTATTTAAATTCATGGAAAAAGAATATGGTATCTTCTCTAAAAATATTGGCGATATTAGACACCATAAAAACGAAACAGTTTTCGGACTTAGAAAAGATTCTGTAAGACGTCTTAATGCAAAAAAAGAAGTGAATTATAAAGGTAGAAAAGTAGTTATCAAAACATTAAACTAAATAGCACATTCGTGCTATTTTTTTTGTTATACATATATCAGATGTGATTACCGAGGTATAAAAGACTGTTCATAATCAGGCCTTCTTTTAATGGATAATTAAATATTATAAGTACTTAGTAGTTATTATCACGAATTTATCATCAATTTAGTGAAATAATCATCAAAAAATGATACAATAAGTAAGAAAAGGCAATAGGAGGATTTAGTCTTGCATCTATTTGATAATATCCCTGATACACTATTTAATGTCTTATCTTCTCCAAACAAACATATATACGTAGACTGTCTGTTTATCATATATGATGCCACCAACTCAATTGAAAATGCGTTTCAAGGTGAACGAGGCTATGTGATTGATAAGTTAGTTGACTATTTTGATGAACTTAAAGAAGATTTTCAGATGGGGGATAGTGAAGTCACTACTTCACGTCAAAAGTCTGTTTCTGTCATTAATGTATTAAAGCAAAATGGTTGGTTAGGTGAAGAAGAACTAGGGGATTATAAAACATCTTTAAATTTATTCGATTACTCCATCAAAATTATTGATTTACTTAAAAGAATTCAAATGGGTGAAGAAAACGAGTATACCGGTGAAATTTACACCGTGTACTCTCTTTTGTCATCTTTTGATATTTTAGATGGTTTAACTATTGTAGAACAAGCATATCAAAAGATTGAAGATGTCTTAAGGAAACTTAAAACTTTAAAAGCAAACATTTACCGTTTTTACTTTGATTTAGTTAAAAAGGATAGAAAAGATGATTTACAAAAAGTTTTAGAAAAACTACTTATAGACTATAAAACAAACTTCTTTGATAGTGCATATTATCATTTAAAAACGACAGATTCACTACCGAGATATAAACGTAGTATTTTAGAAAATATATCCTATATTTACCAAAATGAAGGTTTTATGGAAACTATGGCAGAACAAGCACTAACAAAAAGAAAAGCACTTCAATATAATGATGCATATAACTATGTTGAAGAACGTATTCGCTATATAAAAGATTCTATTGATGCCATTGAGTATTTAATTGAAGGTATTGATAATAAAAATGAATTATACATTAATGCTGCAGCATCTAAGATTATGTTTTTAACTAACACATCAGAGGACTTAGAAGGCTTAATGAATCGTTTATTTAAGATTATATTAAGCGATAAAAAGGTAGATTATAGTCAAATATTTAACCTTTTTAGAGCTAGAAACTTAGATGAAAACTCGCTTCAGACAGTTAGAAGGCCAAGAGTGGATGCTGTTGCAGAGGAAATTGACTATAACCAAGATATCTCTGATGAGGTTAAGGAACGTAAGATGGCAAGCCTACTTAAGGCAAACTTATTTTCTAAAAAAGAAATTAACAACTATGTCACTTACTTACTAGGCGATGCACCAAGAATATTAGCAAGTCATATTGAATTAGAATCAAACGATGATTTTGTTAAACTGATCTTAATCTTCTTATTTAGTAAATCAACAGGTATGGTTTACGATGTTAGATTATTAAATTATGATACGAGAATTGGACATATTAAATTTACTGATTTTGAAATCTTTGTTAAAGGAAAAAGCTTATGATGAACAAAAACCAAGCAATTAAAAAACTAAGTGAAGAGTTTGTAGTCTTAAAAGAAGCAGAAAAAACTGTTTTTTCTAGAATTGTAAACAAATTACTTCAAGTGAACTTCATCACCAGAAAAAAGATTGCTGATGCAAATGATTACCGTTTTGTATTAGCATATAAGGAAATATTTGAAGCCTATTTTTGTTTATCAGATTTTGAACTTATTATTGAGCGACATGAAGAAGTCTTATATATCAAAAATATATCAAACTTTAATCACTTAAGACTTAGAAAAGCTGAAAGTATTTTATTACTAATTATTAGAATGTTATATCAATCGAAGATGAATGTCATTACTTTGGATGAAAACGTTGAAATATACTTAAGTGAGGTTCATGATGAACTCACTAAAGTAGGTTACCTAGATAACAAACGTATGACTAAAGAAACATTAAAACCTAGTCTTCAATTACTTAAGAGCTATAACATCATTGATTATATGGATAGTAAATTAAATGATGATGCAAGAATTAAGATATATCCAACGATTTTATATGTCATTAGAACAGACAGCATCAAAGAATTATTAGATCACATAGACGACTATGTTAAAGGGGGTAATGTAAATGAAGAAGTTGACGAAGATTAAACTGATTAATTGGCATTTGTTTACAGACCAAACCATTAAAATAGATGGTAATACATTAATCTCTGGTGAAAACGGTGCTGGTAAATCAACATTACTTGACGCCTTACAATATTTATTAGTCGGTGGAAAATCCGGTGCTAAATTTAATATTGCAGCAACTGATGATGCCAAACGTACCCTTGAGGGTTACGTTCGTGGTCGTATTGGTGCTGAAAATAAAGAATTTATCCGTTCAGGGGATGTTATCACTCATGTTGCATTAGAGTTTTATGATGAACAAAGTGATGAATTTGGTATTATTGGTGCAGTCTTAGAGTTACCTAAAATGGGTAACTTAAAAGAAAGATTTTACTTACTAGAAAACTTAAATCTTCATGATGGTATTTTTATGGATAAAAATACGCCAAGAGATTACCGCTCCATGAAAGCATATTTAAAAACATTATCGATTGATTTTATACCGTTTGATTCACAACGTCAATACCGTGATGCACTTGCTAAATACTTTGGTATTGATGCTAAAAAATACTCAAAAATATTACCTAAAGCACTGGCTTTTAGACCGATTGATTTACAATCATTTGTTTTTGAATTCTTATTAGACGATGAACCCATTGATATTCAAAGTCTAAAAAATAATGTGACACAACTTAAACGAGTTGAAGGTCAAATTCGCTTAGACAAGGAAAAATTAGAAAAATTAGAAAAAATTATTACTTTGGGTGAGTCTCTTAATCAAAACCTAGATCAAATTACAACCAATGAGTTAATTGATCAAATGGCATTTATTGAAAAAAGAGAAACCTTTTTAAATCATTCTGAAAATTTACTGGATAAAGTGAATGCTAAATATGAAGTACTAAAACGTCAAAAAGATGATTTAGATAGACAAATAACATCGAATGATGAAACGATTTTAGAACTTGAGACATCACGTCAAAATGATGATATCACTCGTACCCTTTCAAACCTAAAAGAACAACTGCATGCTAAGGGAAACCAGTATAATGAACAAAAAGTGATTGTCAGTGATTTAAAAGCAACTCTAAATAGAGAACTTGATTTATATAGAGACTTTGTGAATTTAAATCCAAATACACATATCTCAGCATTCCTAAAATATTATTCTGGTCACGAGGAAAATTCAAATATTTTAGAATTAAGCAGTTACATTGAAGGTGCACAATCTGCAGCAAGTGGTTATTTAAATGCTTTAAGTGTAGAAAAATCTGAACTTGAAAAAGAAAGAAATAATATCTTAAATGAATTAAGGATTGCTGAAAACAGATTAAATGCACTAAAAAGAAATGTCAAAACATATCCTAGAAATGTCCAATCCTTAATGGATGCTATTAATACAGAACTATCAAATTATTATAAAAAAGATGTACGTGTGCGTGCTTTTTCAGATCTAATTGAAGTTAAGGATGAAGCATGGCGTGATGCATTAGAGGGTTACCTAAATACAAGACGTTTTGACTTGATTATTGATCCACTATACTTTAATGATGCACTTGAAGTCTATGACCGTGTTAAAAATGAATTATCTATTTACGGTGTAGGGTTAGTCAATACTGCTAAAATCGGTGAATATACAACATGCTTACCAAATTCACTTGCTGCTAAAGTAACAACAGATCATCCTTATGCTAGAAACTATGTCAACATGACCATGGGGTATGTTGTCACAGTTGATAATTTAAGTGATTTAAAAAATCATCAAAGATCAATTACTAAGTCTGCAATGACTTATGCTAACCACACAGCAAGACAAATCAATCCAAGTCAATATCAAGTACCTTACATTGGTAATTCATCGACACAACTTCAAGTAGAAATGGATACTAAGTTAGTAGGTGAACTGACAAGTGATCTTAAACGTGTATCCAATTTACTTGAGAAAAACCAAATGTCACTCAGATTATTACAACAATCTAAATTAGGACATATTGTATCTTCTAATCAAATTAGATACTTTGATAATATTAAACAAACAAGAAAAGAATACATTGAACTAGAACAAAAAGTAGCGAATTTATCAAGTAATCCTAAGATTGCTGAATTAGAGTCACAACTTGATGAAGAGCGTAACAAGAAACGTCAACTACGTCTAGATTTTGAAAAGTTAGCTGATCAAATGGCTGATTTACGTAGTGAAAAAACACGTATTCTTGAACAAATTGAAGAATCACGAGATGCATTATCCAATTATTTAAAGGAACAAAAAGAGTGGAATCAAAAATATCCAACACTTTTACCGATAGCTTATAACCAGTTTAACGCATTAAAAGTGAGATATCAGTCAAATTATGACTTGATTTCTAGAGATTTAGCACAATCTACAATTCAAATTAAATCTCAAAATGCACGTGCAGAAGCTGATGTTGTAAACTTAATGCGTGCATATATTATAAACTATCACTTTGGTGCTGCACCAGATCTATCAGAGCTCATTGAATTTGAAAAAGAGTATGTCTTGATTAAAGACAATAATTTAATGAAGTATGAACAAGAAGCAATTGACTTAAGAAAAGCTTCTGAAACCGGATTTAGAGAAGAATTTGTAGGTAAACTAAGAGCATCAATTGAATCCGCTCAAATTCAAATTGCAGAACTTAACCAGGCCTTAACTGGAAAGCACTTTGGTACAGATAGTTATGAGCTTGTTACAAAACCATCAGAGAATCCAGAGTTTAGAACATACTATGATATCATTATGGACTCTGATGCGGTAGCTAAACATACCTTATTTACAGAAAACCTATCTAAACGTAAAGAAATTATATTAATGGAGTTATTTAATAAGATTGCTTCATTTGATCCTGAAAATGATAAGTTTGCATTACAATTTTTAGATTACCGCTATTACATGAGTTATGATATTGAAGTCACAAACGAAAATGGTAACAAATCATACTTTAGTAAGGTAAGTAAAGAAAAATCTGGTGGTGAGACTCAGGTACCATTCTATATTGTTATTGCAGCAAGTTTCCAACAACTATTAAGTAAAAATAAACGTATTGATGCGGGTTGTATGGTATTATTTGACGAAGCATTTAACAACATGGATGAGTCTAGAATTGATGCGATGATGAAGTTCTATAACTCATTAAGTATTCAATTATTTATCGCAGTGCCACCTCAAAGGGTAAGTAACATTGTAAACTATGTGACAACATCACTAGCGATAGTTAAAGATAACGATTTTGCAATTGTAGAGGCATTCAAAAGAGAGGTTATTTAACCCTAATGACAAAACTTAAAGGTAATGGTGTATCCAGTGGTATAGCAATTGCTAAGGTACATCAATTCAAACTAAATAACATGTTTGCAATGAATAAGTATGCAACCGACAAAGCATTTGAAATCAAGCGCTTAGGGGATGCACTTTATAAAGCAGATAAGGAACTTGAAAATCTAACCAAGCAAGCTGAAGAAAGAATTGGGGTTGAACATGCCCAAATCTTTAGTGCGCAACAAATGATGATTAATGACCCTGAAATGATAAAAAATGCGCATGTTAAAATAAATGACTTTAATCTAGATGCTGCCTACGCATTTAAGCAAACTATGAGTGAAATGATAGATATGTTTGAGTTAAGTGATAATCCATACATTAAGGAACGTATCTCTGATTTAGAAGATATTTCAAATAGAGTATTACATATTTTAAGTGGAAAAACGCATAGTCTTTATGTGTTTAATGAAGATGTGATACTTGTAGCAACAGACTTAGTCCCTTCAGAAACAATCAATTTAGACACAACTTTTATTAAAGGTATTGTCATTGAAAAAGGATCTAAAACAAGTCACTCAGCAATTCTTGCACGTAATTTAGGTATTCCTGCAATTACGGGTGTTGATGTAAGTAAAATACATCACGACACACTTGCAATCATTGATGGACACACAGGGGATATTTTATTAGAACCTAGTGAAGATACCATCAAAACATACCAAACTAAACAGCAAGAAGCACTTAAATTACAATCAACGTATGAAACAATAAAAGACCTTAAAACAGCAACCATAGACAATCATGAAGTCCATTTAGCTGCAAACATTGGTGTTGATTTAGACATTCAAGAAGCACTAGATGCTAATGCTTCAGGTATTGGTTTATTACGTACAGAAAACCAGTATTTAGAATCTGATGATTTTCCAACCGAAGATGAACTATTTATCTTCTATGAAAAGGTAGCAACATCATTTGAAACTAATGAAGTCACTATTAGAACGCTTGATATTGGTGGCGATAAAAACTTAAGTTACCTCAATATGCGTAAAGAATTAAACCCATTTTTAGGTAATAGAGCAATCAGATATAGCCTAAGTTATCCATCATTATTTAAAACTCAGCTTCGTGCTATCTTACGTGCTAATACACATCAAAATATTAAAGTCATGTTTCCAATGATTTCAACTTTAAAAGAACTCATGGATGCGAAGAAGATACTAGATGAAACTTATCAAGCATTAAAGATTGAAGGACATGAAGTAAATTATCCAAAGATTGGTATGATGGTTGAAGTACCATCCGCTGCACTTGGTATAGAAAAGTTTTTACCACATATTGATTTCATCAGTATTGGAACCAATGACCTGATTCAATACATGTTTGCAGCAGATAGAATGAATGAACGTGTAGCATATCTTTATCAACCATATAATCCAATTCTTTTGTCCACCATCAAATCTATGATTGACAAGACTAATAAGCATGGTATAATAGTTAGCGTGTGCGGTGAAATGGCTGGCCATAAAGCTCAAAGTTTACTACTTATTGGCTTAGGTATCAAACATTTAAGCATGCATGCAAACTTAATTTTAGAAAACAAATACTTGATTTCTAAAACAACTTATAAGGCACTAGAAGAAATTGCCGAAAAAGCATTATTACTAGATCACCCTTACGAAGTTGAAGCACTTATAAATACATATATTAAAGGACTTAAATATTAAGTCCTTCACACGGAACAATACTCAAGAGGCTGAAGAGGCACGCTTGGAAAGCGTGTAGGGTGTAATAGCCGCGAGGGTTCAAATCCCTCTTGTTCCGCCATAATTTAACAATAGTGTTGATACAATAGTATCGACCTTACAGTATACGAAAATAGGGAGAATATCCCTTTTTTCTTTATAATAATACCGTTCTATTATAGGTTTCGCTTTGTGAGTTTAAACGCGCTATCAAAAATGTTAGTATAAAAACACAAATGGTCAATATAAAACACGAAAGCATAACACAAAAAACGATTGATTAAACTAAATTTGAATAGCTATATTGTGCCGATAACGGCATAATGTTGACTTAGCGAATAAACTATGATATACTGATATTGTGCCGATAACGGCATAATAGGAAGGTGAAGTAATGGAATACAAAAACATATCTTATTTTGCTACTAAATGGAATATTAAAGAAAGAAGAATTAGAGTACTTTGCACAGAAGGTAGAATACATGGTGTGAAAAAAGTTGGTAAAACTTGGTTAATCCCAGAAGATGCTCAAAAGCCTATTGATAAAAGATATCGACAAGTTAATGACTTGTTCTTTGATTCAATAGATTTTAGTATTATTGATGAAAAAAAGGATACAATTGATTCCCATCGACCATTCTCTCAAAACATGACTAGACAATTAAGAGATAAATTAATTATTGAATGGACTTATAATTCTAATGCAATTGAAGGTAATACACTTACTTTATCAGAAACAAAAGTAGTCTTAGAAAACGGCATAACAATTAAAGGAAAACCATTAAAAGATCATTTAGAGATAATTAATCATAAAGAAGCAATTGAATACATTGAAGACCTAGTCAGTAAAAACGTTAAACTTTCAGAATATGATATTAAAGCTGTTCATTATTTAATTTTGAAAGAGATTGATTCTACTAATGCTGGTAAATATAGACAAGAAAATGTGTTTATCAGTGGTGCTAAGCATGTGCCATCAGTATACTTAAATGTTCCATATGAAATGCAGAAAATGATTGAAAAATATCAAAGTTGGAAAGATTTACACCCTGTAGTAAGGGCTTGTTACTTACATGGAGAGTTCGTAAAAATACACCCATTTATCGATGGGAATGGTAGAACAGCAAGACTTTTATTAAATTTTGAACTCATTCAAAGTGGCTATCCACCCGTCGTAATCAAAACAGAGAATAGAGCGGATTATTATGATACACTAGATAAAGCGCATACAACAAATAATTATACAGATTTTATTAAAATTATTGTTGACTTGGTTAATGAGTCAGAGAATTTATACTTATATTTGATAGGTTAATAAGGAAGGGGGTTATACAATGACTGGTGATATTTTAAAACTATTGTCAGAGTTAAATTGGAATAATAAAGAAAAACAAACTATAGCGATTAAGGTATTATCAAGTAGGAAAGATTATAATTTTAAAATGCTAATTGCACCATTACAAAATGAATTTTATGAGAATCAAGGAATTTGGTGGAAAGATATTGCTTTAGGTTGTGCTATTGTACTAAGTAATAAGTCCGATAGTGAAATAATTAACTTATTACCCGATCTTCTAGTTTGGTTACAAGATTTGAATTGGCCGGGTGCAGTCGAAGTTTTCGAAAGGCTAAAGAAAATCCCATATTTATTAATAAAAAAATATTTGAATGATACGATTTATAAAGCACAAATAGAAAATGATGATCAGTGGATTGAATGGTTAACCCTGCTTAATAAAAGTCTTCTGACTCTATAGAATGTTAATAACATCGTATTATTGAATAATTATTTATGATTTGGATGTTTATTATTTTATATTTGTCAAGTATTAACATAAAAGAATAAAATAGCATTTCGACACAAACCTTTTAAGGTTTAATCATTATAACACACCTAAAATTAGATAGCCTGATAACTTAGTATCAGGCTTTTTTATCAAAACTGATACTATTTATAATTTTATTTATCATGAATACAAACTTGATATTTAACTAATATGGTCTCAATATGCTAAAATATGATGTGTGATAATTATTTGAAATAAGAAATGGTGGAAGTATATTTAATAACTTCTATAGCTAAAATAATGAGATTAAAAGTAAAAACAAATGATCTTGATTACCAAGGTCAAGGTGTAACAAGAATAGATGATAAAGTAACCTTTATAAAAGGTATGTTTGATGATGAAGTAGGCATCATAGAAATCACAAAATCAAAAAAGAATTTCCAACAAGCAAAACTTGTAGAACTTATTCAAAAAAATAAACAACGTGTATCTGAAAACTCTTTTGACTATGCACCGTTTTTTGGTCTATCCTTAAAAGCAGAATGCCTATGGCAACAAAAGATTACTAAAGAAACGATTAAAAAAATAACCAATTTAGATGTTGAAGTAGAAGATACTATCACAGATGGTAAGAAACTAAACTACAGAAATAAAATCACTTTACATGTGAAACATATTGGTGGTTCATTAAAGATTGGTACCTATGAAGAAAACTCTAATTATCTTGAACCGATTGAAACACATCATCTTGCACTACCTGTCATAAATGATAAAATTACAGTTTTAAATAAATGGCTCAAAACCTTTAAATTAGAAACGAATGATATTAAAAACTTTACCCTTAGAACAAACGGTAAAGATGTGATGCTTATCATTGGTATAAAACTTAAGTTTGAAGGTACAGAAAGCATCATAGATGAACTTAAAAAGCACTTTGAATCCATCTACCTAAATATTGAAAAAAGAAGTTTTGAAAACCTATCAGATGAATCGATTCATGTTTATGGTCTAGAGACCTTAAAGATGACATTTAATCACTTATCATTTGAAATAGGACCTGAAAGTTTCTTCCAGGTAAATAAAGATGTAGCAATTTTAATGTATGATGAAATTAAGAAACTTACCCAAAATCACACAGTCATTGATGCCTATGCTGGTATGGCAAGTATTGGTCAATATATTGATGCTAAAAAGGTATACGCAATTGAATCTAATCTAGATTCAATTATTCAAGCTAAGAAGATATTAAAGGTAAATCAAGTAGACCATGTAGAGTTGATTCATGGACAAGTAGAAGAAAAACTAGAAGCATACATTAAACATGCAGATGCTATAGTGTTTGATCCACCAAGAAGTGGATTAACGGAAAGTATTATTGAACTAGTAAAACTCAATCAGATTAAGACGATTGTATATGTGTCTTGTGATTTAAAATCACTAGCAAGAGATATCAATGGCTTAAAAGATTTATATGATATTAAAAAAATCATTCCAGTTAGAATGTTTCCGTCCACAATTCATATGGAAACAATTACCTTGCTTTCGTTAAAATAGCACTTATTGGACATCTATCACTTATCTGAAAATAGCATAAAAACATCAAACTTTTAATTTAGAAGGTTGGTGTTCTTTATTTTAGTACCACTAATATTATCTATTATACAAATAGTAAACTTCTGATTATTAATAATAATAAAGTATAATAAAAGGAAGGGATGTTAAGACGATAAATTAGGGGGATTCAACATGGTTTGGCTATCTAAACGTAGTAAAGATAATTTTTATGACACTTTAAAAATACTAAAAAACGAAAAAACAATGCATTTTGTATATGCAGAACTTAGAAAATATATTGAAAATACTTTTGGTATTACAGTATTCAACATAACTATAGATAAGTTTGGCTTTTTTGATAGACCAAAAAAGAACTCATTTTTTTATCAAAAGAAATATCTATTAGCCATTCATGTTTCATCTTACAGTGAGCGTGAAATGATGCAGAATAAAGTAAGTGTGGAACTTGCTAATTTTCCAACTGCTTATAAAATGGTAAATGACAAAATTAAGCAAGATTTAATAATGGATAAACTCATCGAACTAACTAAACTAAAGAACTTTAAAACTAAAATTAATAAAACTAATACTTATGTAGATTACCGTTTTGGTTTTACTACAGACTATGCTGAAATACTACTTGATAAAATAGAAAAAGGTATTACAAAAGAGATACTCAATGAATTTAAGGAAAAGGCTCATATTTGGCGTATCGAGAAAATGTTTTCAACTGTTACTATATTCTATTTTACAGAATTAGATAAAATAGAAAATGAAAAAAATGGCATTACACATATTATAAGAGATAGGTATTTATCTAGAATTAAAGAAATTGATAGTATCAATCTTTTTAAAGAAGAATATATTGTTTTTGATACCAAAGAAAATGTAGATAAAAATTACGGGGGTAATTTATTCT harbors:
- the rlmD gene encoding 23S rRNA (uracil(1939)-C(5))-methyltransferase RlmD, with product MRLKVKTNDLDYQGQGVTRIDDKVTFIKGMFDDEVGIIEITKSKKNFQQAKLVELIQKNKQRVSENSFDYAPFFGLSLKAECLWQQKITKETIKKITNLDVEVEDTITDGKKLNYRNKITLHVKHIGGSLKIGTYEENSNYLEPIETHHLALPVINDKITVLNKWLKTFKLETNDIKNFTLRTNGKDVMLIIGIKLKFEGTESIIDELKKHFESIYLNIEKRSFENLSDESIHVYGLETLKMTFNHLSFEIGPESFFQVNKDVAILMYDEIKKLTQNHTVIDAYAGMASIGQYIDAKKVYAIESNLDSIIQAKKILKVNQVDHVELIHGQVEEKLEAYIKHADAIVFDPPRSGLTESIIELVKLNQIKTIVYVSCDLKSLARDINGLKDLYDIKKIIPVRMFPSTIHMETITLLSLK
- a CDS encoding DUF5071 domain-containing protein encodes the protein MTGDILKLLSELNWNNKEKQTIAIKVLSSRKDYNFKMLIAPLQNEFYENQGIWWKDIALGCAIVLSNKSDSEIINLLPDLLVWLQDLNWPGAVEVFERLKKIPYLLIKKYLNDTIYKAQIENDDQWIEWLTLLNKSLLTL
- a CDS encoding Fic family protein; the protein is MDFSIIDEKKDTIDSHRPFSQNMTRQLRDKLIIEWTYNSNAIEGNTLTLSETKVVLENGITIKGKPLKDHLEIINHKEAIEYIEDLVSKNVKLSEYDIKAVHYLILKEIDSTNAGKYRQENVFISGAKHVPSVYLNVPYEMQKMIEKYQSWKDLHPVVRACYLHGEFVKIHPFIDGNGRTARLLLNFELIQSGYPPVVIKTENRADYYDTLDKAHTTNNYTDFIKIIVDLVNESENLYLYLIG